The following proteins come from a genomic window of Gossypium raimondii isolate GPD5lz chromosome 5, ASM2569854v1, whole genome shotgun sequence:
- the LOC105771095 gene encoding lysine-specific demethylase JMJ21 — MEILHQSHTFPIRDRRADSLGDFKYIPDEIICTILDCLTPLDLARLACVSSFMYIFCNEEPLWMSVCLKKVSGHIQYKGSWQKTTLHLENLPNEYIEFCRKPLQFDGFSSPFLYRRLYRCHTTLDGFSFDDGNVERKNDISAEQFHREYDGIKPVLLNGLADTWPARKSWTIDWLVPKYGDTTFQISSPLKVSMTFKDYVSYMKQQHDEDPLYIFDDKFGESAPGLLKDYTVPQIFQEDFFDVLDKNRPSFRWLVIGPARSGASWHVDPGLTSAWNTLLCGRKRWALYPPGTVPLGVTVHVDDEDGDISVDSPTSLQWWLDFYPLLADENKPIECTQLPGETIFVPSGWWHCVLNLETAIAVTQNFVNSRNFEFVCLDMAPGYCHRGVCRAGLLALDEDSLEIIEKNMPCEKENFRCLDLTKKETKARILRPQQNENGKENANGSYNVWEHDFSFDINYLAMFRNRELDHFTSPWCPDNSLGQRGLREWLSRLWVGNPGKREMIWKGACLALNADKWLDCLGKICFFHSLPFPSENAKLPVGMGSNPVYVMDEYVVKIFAEGGPQSSIFDLGTELQFYSTLSEVNSPLKNHIPNVLASGILHLENGSYNIDSWDGKKVPDVIRKCSLIPEKGTGDVFPFGVQSKILFTYRKDVSPENGPDDSDESTIVLLPYLITKRCKGEIFTELRNVLPWEDVLNLASFLGEQLRSLHMLPYPSFSNSDLSDFEQNREFSSANDMDMEFVSNESDIPVEWKIFVRTLTEKKKNVSGRLSKGSGSIPKTLIEKAEAYLPDDFLKLLSIYEENGMKKVGKPWSWIHRDIMDDNIYMECKSCSNGIPAPTSNGGVAKSWRPTYILDFSNLAVGDSINDLIPMHLDVFRGNSDLLKQFLKSYKLSLMRKTPKQGSEDDKYGRLSYHAMCFCILHDENVLGGLFKTWKELRAAESWEEVELQVWGELNNYEGFP, encoded by the exons ATGGAAATTCTTCATCAATCTCATACTTTCCCGATCAGAGACCGGCGAGCCGACTCCCTAGGCGATTTCAAATATATCCCCGACGAAATCATTTGCACCATCTTAGATTGTCTCACTCCTCTAGACCTCGCTCGTCTCGCTTGTGTCAgcag ttttatgtatatattctGCAATGAAGAGCCGCTTTGGATGAGTGTTTGTCTCAAGAAAGTCAGTGGTCACATTCAATACAAAGGCTCCTGGCAAAAGACAACATTGCATTT AGAGAATTTGCCGAATGAGTATATAGAATTTTGCAGAAAACCATTGCAGTTTGATG GATTTAGCTCTCCATTCTTATACAGAAGATTATATAGATGCCATACAACATTGGACGGGTTTTCGTTTGATGATGGAaatgttgaaagaaaaaatgacATATCTGCAGAACAGTTTCATCGCGAATATGATGGGATTAAACCG GTTTTGCTTAATGGATTGGCCGATACTTGGCCTGCAAGGAAATCTTGGACAATTGACTGGCTAGTGCCCAAATATGGAGATACAACATTCCAGATTTCTTCCCCTTTAAAAGTTTCGATGACATTCAAAGATTATGTATCGTACATGAAACAACAGCATGATGAGGATCCTCTTTATATTTTCGATGACAAG TTTGGAGAATCTGCACCTGGTTTGTTGAAAGATTACACTGTACCCCAAATATTTCAAGAAGACTTCTTTGATGTTTTAGATAAAAATCGACCATCATTCAGATGGCTTGTTATTGGTCCAGCAAGGTCTGGTGCCTCTTGGCATGTTGATCCCGGACTTACCAGTGCCTGGAATACTCTTCTATGTGGTCGTAAAag GTGGGCATTGTATCCCCCAGGAACAGTTCCATTGGGTGTTACAGTGCATGTAGACGATGAAGATGGTGATATTAGTGTTGATTCTCCAACTTCATTGCAG TGGTGGCTTGATTTCTATCCGCTTCTTGCTGATGAAAACAAGCCAATTGAGTGTACTCAACTGCCTGGGGAGACCATTTTTGTTCCGAGCGGATGGTGGCACTGTGTCCTGAATCTGGAAACAGCCATCGCTGTGACACAAAATTTTGTGAATTCTAGAAACTTTGAATTTGTATGTCTAGATATGGCACCGGGTTACTGTCATAGAGGAGTATGTCGTGCTGGTTTGCTTGCTCTTGATGAAGACAGTTTAGAGATCATCGAGAAGAACATGCCCTGcgagaaagaaaattttaggtGCTTAGACCTGACAAAGAAAGAGACGAAAGCCAGAATTCTAAGACCTCAACagaatgaaaatggaaaagaaaatgctAATGGGAGCTATAATGTATGGGAACacgatttttcttttgatataaaTTACTTGGCCATGTTTCGGAATAGAGAGCTAGACCACTTTACTTCTCCATGGTGCCCAGACAATTCCTTAGGGCAGCGAGGTTTGAGGGAATGGCTGTCCAGGCTTTGGGTTGGAAATCCTGGAAAGAGAGAAATGATTTGGAAG GGAGCTTGTCTTGCACTAAATGCAGACAAATGGTTGGATTGTTTGGGGAAAATCTGCTTCTTTCACAGTTTGCCTTTTCCCAGTGAGAATGCAAAGCTTCCTGTTGGAATGGGCAGCAATCCT GTCTATGTCATGGATGAATATGTGGTCAAAATCTTTGCTGAAGGAGGGCCGCAATCTTCAATATTTGATTTGGGCACTGAG CTTCAATTCTACAGCACTCTTTCTGAAGTTAACTCTCCTCTGAAAAACCACATTCCTAATGTATTAGCTAGTGGGATTCTGCACTTGGAAAATGGATCTTACAATATTGATTCTTGGGATGGTAAAAAAGTGCCTGATGTGATTAGAAAGTGCAGTTTGATTCCAGAGAAGGGCACAGGTGATGTCTTTCCCTTTGGTGTTCAGAGCAAGATACTGTTTACGTACAGAAAAGATGTGTCGCCAGAAAATGGACCAGACGATTCAGATGAATCTACTATTGTCTTGCTGCCTTATCTTATAACAAAGCGTTGCAAAGGAGAGATATTTACTGAATT AAGAAATGTATTGCCATGGGAAGATGTGCTTAACTTAGCTTCCTTTTTAGGAGAGCAACTACGAAGCCTTCATATGTTGCCCTATCCTTCCTTCAGTAATTCAGATCTTTCAGATTTTGAACAGAATAGGGAGTTTTCCTCTGCCAATGACATGGACATGGAGTTTGTCTCCAACGAATCTGATATTCCAGTTGAATGGAAAATCTTTGTGAGAACTTTAacggagaagaagaagaatgttTCCGGCCGCTTGAGTAAAGG GAGCGGTTCGATTCCTAAAACGCTTATAGAGAAAGCTGAAGCATACCTTCCAGATGATTTTCTGAAGCTGCTTTCTATATATGAG GAAAATGGCATGAAAAAAGTTGGTAAGCCTTGGTCCTGGATACACAGGGATATTATGGATGACAATATTTACATGGAATGCAAATCTTGCTCAAATGGAATTCCTGCGCCAACAAGTAATGGTGGAGTAGCTAAATCTTGGCGCCCTACTTACATCCTTGATTTCAGTAATCTTGCTGTAG GTGATTCCATTAATGACTTGATACCCATGCATTTAGATGTGTTTAGAGGGAATTCCGATCTGCTTAAGCAGTTTCTGAAAAGCTATAAACTTTCTTTGATGAGAAAAACACCGAAGCAAGGTAGCGAAGATGATAAGTACGGACGACTTTCGTACCATGCCAT GTGCTTCTGTATTTTGCATGATGAGAATGTATTGGGTGGTCTATTTAAAACATGGAAGGAACTTAGAGCAGCAGAGTCATGGGAAGAAGTTGAGCTTCAAGTTTGGGGAGAATTAAATAACTATGAAGGCTTTCCTTGA
- the LOC105770966 gene encoding plant cysteine oxidase 1: protein MDCKMEKSKIQMLYDACNYVFSQEELPNFQQIQWLKNILNTFEAVDVGIDEFRSDGSPGSGEVMNSNGLISGQGVSEITYIHIYECDQFSMGIFCFPAGRAFPLHDHPGMTVLSKLLYGSVYIKAYDWVRGETCSPRTNGLAGTAIDGIFNAPCEPSVLFPRSGGNIHSFTALTPCAILDVLSPPYSDDLGRPSTYFLDFPVPSLPGYAWLEEREVKLPCDLVVKGAPYLGPPLDVPDDDLC from the exons ATGGACTGTAAAATGGAGAAAAGCAAAATACAAATGCTATATGATGCCTGTAATTATGTATTTTCCCAGGAAGAGCTTCCAAATTTCCAACAAATTCAATGGCTCAAAAACATCTTAA ATACGTTTGAAGCTGTGGATGTTGGCATAGATGAATTTAGGTCGGATGGATCTCCAGGTTCAGGCGAGGTCATGAACAGCAATGGGTTGATTTCTGGGCAAGGAGTTTCTGAAATAACTTACATTCACATCTATGAATGTGACCAATTTTCA ATGGGAATTTTTTGCTTTCCAGCTGGGAGGGCATTTCCTCTACATGATCACCCCGGGATGACGGTTCTAAGCAAACTTCTTTATGGTTCAGTTTACATCAAAGCCTACGATTGGGTTCGTGGGGAGACTTGTAGCCCCAGAACAA ATGGATTAGCAGGCACAGCAATAGATGGCATCTTCAATGCACCATGTGAACCATCGGTCTTGTTCCCAAGGAGCGGTGGAAACATCCACTCATTCACGGCCTTGACCCCTTGTGCTATCTTGGATGTCTTATCTCCGCCCTACTCCGATGACTTGGGCAGGCCCTCCACCTACTTCTTAGACTTCCCCGTCCCTTCTCTTCCTG GTTATGCTTGGCTTGAGGAAAGAGAAGTAAAACTGCCATGTGACTTGGTTGTTAAGGGGGCACCTTACCTTGGTCCTCCACTTGATGTTCCAGATGATGATCTTTGCTAA
- the LOC105769516 gene encoding phospho-2-dehydro-3-deoxyheptonate aldolase 1, chloroplastic: MALTNSSILPTNSILQSQPSTPFSKAKPLSVLRISAVHSSDSPKNPVVSDKSVKQPATAPLAATKSATAPTTAPPKNAVPGKWTVDSWKSKKALQLPEYPDQAELESVLKTLDAFPPIVFAGEARSLEEKLGEAAMGNAFLLQGGDCAESFKEFNANNIRDTFRILLQMGAVLMFGGQMPVIKVGRMAGQFAKPRSDPFEEKNGVKLPSYRGDNVNGDSFDEKSRIPDPQRMIRAYCQSAATLNLLRAFATGGYAAMQRVTQWNLDFTEHSEQGDRYRELASRVDEALGFMAAAGLTVDHPIMTTTEFWTSHECLLLPYEQSLTRLDSTSGRYYDCSAHFLWAGERTRQLDGAHVEFLRGVANPLGIKVSDKMDPNELVKLIEILNPQNKAGRITVITRMGAENMRVKLPHLIRAVRRAGQIVTWVSDPMHGNTIKAPCGLKTRPFDSIRAEVRAFFDVHEQEGSHPGGVHLEMTGQNVTECIGGSRTVTFDDLGSRYHTHCDPRLNASQSLELAFIIAERLRKRRINSPQLQPLITGL, from the exons ATGGCTCTCACCAACTCCTCCATTCTTCCCACCAACTCCATCCTTCAATCTCAGCCATCAACGCCGTTCTCTAAggctaagccattgtctgtccTTCGGATCTCCGCGGTCCATTCTTCTGACTCGCCTAAGAACCCCGTCGTCTCCGACAAATCCGTCAAGCAGCCCGCTACTGCTCCACTCGCTGCTACCAAATCTGCTACCGCGCCCACCACTGCTCCACCGAAGAATGCGGTTCCTGGGAAATGGACCGTGGATAGCTGGAAGTCGAAGAAGGCTTTGCAGTTGCCGGAGTATCCGGATCAGGCGGAGCTCGAGTCGGTTCTCAAGACTCTCGATGCTTTCCCTCCGATTGTCTTCGCTGGAGAGGCTCGGAGTCTTGAGGAGAAGCTCGGGGAAGCCGCCATGGGAAACGCTTTTCTGTTACAAGGCGGAGATTGTGCCGAGAGTTTCAAAGAGTTCAACGCTAATAACATTCGTGACACTTTCCGGATCCTTCTTCAGATGGGTGCCGTTTTGATGTTTGGTGGTCAAATGCCTGTTATCAAG GTGGGAAGAATGGCTGGGCAATTTGCGAAGCCGAGATCGGACCCATTCGAGGAAAAGAATGGAGTGAAGCTGCCGAGTTACAGAGGAGATAATGTCAACGGGGATTCCTTCGATGAAAAGTCTAGGATCCCTGATCCCCAAAGAATGATTAGAGCTTACTGTCAATCAGCAGCTACTTTGAATCTTTTGAGAGCTTTTGCTACTGGAGGTTATGCTGCTATGCAAAGGGTTACTCAGTGGAATTTGGATTTCACCGAACACAGCGAGCAGGGAgatag GTACCGTGAACTAGCTAGTCGTGTGGATGAGGCCCTCGGATTCATGGCTGCAGCTGGACTTACAGTTGACCATCCTATCATGACAACAACTGAATTCTGGACTTCCCATGAGTGCTTGCTCTTACCTTACGAACAGTCACTTACCCGGCTTGATTCTACTTCAGGCCGTTACTATGATTGTTCTGCTCATTTCCTGTGGGCCGGGGAACGAACAAGACAGTTGGATGGTGCACATGTTGAGTTTTTGAGAGGAGTTGCTAATCCCCTTGGAATTAAG GTGAGTGATAAGATGGATCCGAATGAACTAGTAAAGCTGATTGAAATTTTGAACCCTCAGAACAAAGCTGGAAGGATTACAGTTATCACAAGAATGGGTGCTGAGAATATGAGAGTGAAGCTTCCCCATCTAATTAGGGCAGTGCGTCGTGCTGGGCAAATTGTCACTTGGGTCAGTGACCCTATGCATGGAAACACCATCAAGGCTCCTTGTGGTCTCAAAACTCGCCCCTTCGATTCCATAAGG GCTGAAGTGAGAGCTTTCTTTGACGTGCACGAGCAAGAGGGAAGTCATCCTGGAGGAGTTCATCTAGAGATGACTGGACAGAATGTGACAGAATGCATCGGGGGATCCCGGACTGTTACATTCGATGACTTGGGTTCACGCTACCATACCCACTGTGACCCTCGTTTGAATGCCTCCCAATCTCTTGAGCTCGCCTTCATTATCGCCGAGCGCCTCAGAAAGAGGAGGATCAACTCACCGCAACTGCAACCACTAATCACAGGGCTGTAA
- the LOC105771042 gene encoding serine/threonine-protein kinase SAPK2: MERYEILKDIGSGNFGVAKLVRDKWTRELFAVKFIERGQKIDEHVQREIMNHRSLKHPNIVRFKEVLLTPTHLAIVMEYAAGGELFDRICNAGRFGEDEARFFFQQLISGVSYCHSMQICHRDLKLENTLLDGSTAPRVKICDFGYSKSSVLHSQPKSTVGTPAYIAPEVLSKKEYDGKIADVWSCGVTLYVMLVGAYPFEDPDDPKNFRKTIGRILTVHYSIPDYVRVSMDCKHLLSRIFVENPGKRISIPEIKSHPWLLKNLPMELKEGGNWESHDVNNPSQSLEEVQSIIQEAMKTTEVPKGGEIFRGGSMDLDDDLDGDEDLEDVESSGDFVCPL, translated from the exons ATGGAGcgttatgaaattttgaaagacaTCGGGTCAGGGAACTTTGGTGTAGCTAAACTGGTTAGAGATAAATGGACAAGAGAGCTCTTTGCTGTTAAGTTCATTGAGAGAGGGCAGAAG ATTGATGAACATGTGCAAAGGGAAATCATGAACCATAGATCATTGAAGCATCCCAATATTGTTAGATTCAAAGAG GTTCTTCTTACACCTACTCATCTAGCCATAGTCATGGAGTATGCTGCAGGGGGAGAACTGTTTGACCGCATTTGCAATGCTGGTCGATTCGGTGAGGATGAG GCAAGGTTTTTCTTTCAGCAGTTGATATCAGGAGTCAGTTACTGTCATTCAATG CAAATATGCCACCGGGATCTTAAACTTGAAAATACTCTCTTAGATGGCAGCACGGCACCGCGTGTCAAAATCTGCGATTTCGGATACTCAAAG TCATCTGTCCTTCATTCTCAACCAAAATCTACTGTTGGAACACCAGCTTACATTGCTCCTGAGGTTCTATCCAAGAAAGAATATGATGGGAAG ATTGCAGATGTTTGGTCATGTGGGGTGACCTTATATGTGATGCTAGTAGGGGCATATCCTTTTGAAGATCCGGATGATCCAAAAAACTTTAGAAAGACAATTGGG AGAATACTGACTGTCCACTACTCAATCCCCGATTATGTCCGAGTTTCTATGGACTGCAAGCATCTTCTGTCTCGGATATTTGTGGAAAATCCTGGAAAG AGAATAAGTATACCAGAGATTAAAAGCCACCCATGGCTCTTAAAGAACTTGCCTATGGAACTGAAGGAAGGGGGAAACTGGGAGAGCCATGATGTGAACAACCCTTCCCAAAGCTTGGAAGAAGTGCAGTCTATAATACAAGAGGCCATGAAAACCACAGAGGTCCCCAAGGGCGGGGAAATTTTCCGGGGAGGGAGCATGGATCTTGATGATGATTTAGATGGTGATGAAGATCTTGAAGATGTAGAGTCAAGTGGTGATTTTGTGTGCCCACTCTGA